In one Ictalurus furcatus strain D&B chromosome 10, Billie_1.0, whole genome shotgun sequence genomic region, the following are encoded:
- the nrd1b gene encoding nardilysin b isoform X2: MPQKNKAKMSCGTIHEPGPESGEPPPQTQTEPRAAVASGDPAEKAEENLEDLQIIKSPSDPKKYRYIELSNGLRALLISDLGQEACVCKSEKSHDDSDDNDEEEDGEQDSDDDRDSNDSDENGEVRKKMKKATSEKQSAAALCICVGSFSDPEDLPGLAHFLEHMVFMGSEKYPAENGFDAFLKKHGGSDNASTDLERTIFQFDVQRKYFKEALDRWAQFFICPLMIEDAIEREVEAVDSEYQLARPSDSHRKEMLFGSLAKPNHPMSKFCWGNAQTLKHEPKERMINTYERLRQFWRRYYSAHYMTLTVQSRETLDTLEEWVREIFIKVPNNGQTRPDFSTLQEPFATPDFTKLYRVVPVRKIHALTISWALPPQGIHYRVKPLHYISWLVGHEGAGSILSVLRKKCWALALFGGNSETGFDQNTTYSIFSVSITLTDEGYHNFFQVVHLVFQYMKMLQKLKPQQRIYEEIQKIDANEFHYQEQTDPIEFVEKICENMQLFPKEDFLCGDQLMFEYSPEVISHALALLTPERANLLLLSPEHEGQCPVKEKWFGTQYSVEDIPLEWGELWSGDFPLNPALHLPAENKFIATDFALKPSDCPDIEFPVKIVDDSRGRLWFKKDKKFKIPKAYIRFNLLTPLIQESPDNLVLFDLFVNILAHNLAEPAYDADVAQLEYKLVPGDHGLVIRLKGFNHKLPLLLNLIVDYLADFTSAPDVFSMFAEQLKKTYFNILIKPERLGKDIRLQILEHSRWSVIQKYQAINKNLTMEDLMQFVTKFKAEMFLEGLVQGNFTSDESKEILQYFVERLQYQPLPSEPPVLFRVVDLPRKHHLCKVQSLNKGDANSEVTIYYQSGIKSLREHALMELLVMHMEEPCFDFLRTKETLGYQVYPTCRNTSSILGFSVTVETQATKFSTDFVENKIEEFLVNFDEKMADLSEEAFQVQVTALIKLKECEDTHLGEEVDRNWFEVVTQQYVFDRLSKEISALKQMTKADLLSWYMEHRGADSKKLSVHVVGFGQEEKDHADNQTSSDLLQKSEDGTDKCSSYGEVSKLTFLPASPALAGVSMITDIRAFTSTLALHPYHKILC; the protein is encoded by the exons ATGCCCCAGAAAAACAAGGCCAAAATGTCCTGTGGGACTATCCATGAGCCCGGGCCTGAGAGCGGAGAGCCACCACCGCAGACTCAGACCGAGCCGAGAGCTGCTGTGGCTTCTGGAGATCCAGCTGAGAAAGCAGAGGAAAACCTAGAGGACttacaaataattaaatcacCAAGCGACCCAAAGAAATACAG GTACATTGAGTTGAGCAATGGTCTGAGAGCGCTGCTCATCTCAGATCTGGGTCAGGAAGCCTGCGTGTGTAAGTCTGAGAAGTCacatgatgatagtgatgacaACGATGAGGAGGAAGACGGTGAACAAGACAGTGATGATGACAGAGATAGTAATGACTCAGACGAGAATGGTGAAGTTAGGAAAAAGATGAAGAAAGCCACATCAGAGAAACAG tcaGCAGCTGCTCTTTGTATCTGTGTGGGAAGCTTCAGTGATCCAGAGGATCTGCCTGGTCTTGCCCATTTCCTTGAGCACA TGGTGTTCATGGGCAGTGAAAAGTACCCAGCTGAGAACGGCTTTGATGCATTTCTAAAGAAACACGGCGGCAGTGACAATGCTTCGACTGACCTGGAGAGGACCATCttccagtttgatgttcagagGAAGTACTTCAAAGAGGCACTGGATAG GTGGGCACAATTCTTCATCTGCCCTTTGATGATAGAAGATGCTATTGAAAGGGAGGTGGAGGCAGTGGACAGTG AATACCAGTTGGCCAGGCCATCAGACTCTCATCGCAAAGAAATGCTCTTTGGAAGCCTAGCAAAGCCCAACCATCCAATGAGCAAATTCTGCTGGG GAAATGCCCAAACTCTGAAGCACGAACCAAAGGAGAGGATGATAAATACTTATGAGCGTCTGCGGCAGTTCTGGAGGAGATACTACTCTGCTCATTACATGACCCTCACTGTGCAGTCCCGAG AGACGCTGGACACTTTAGAGGAATGGGTGAGGGAAATTTTCATCAAGGTCCCAAACAA TGGTCAGACGCGTCCTGATTTTTCCACCCTTCAGGAGCCTTTTGCTACACCAGATTTCACTAAGCTTTATAGAG TGGTTCCTGTGAGAAAAATCCATGCTCTCACCATTAGCTGGGCTTTACCCCCTCAAGGCATACATTACAG GGTGAAGCCTTTGCACTACATATCCTGGCTGGTTGGACATGAGGGTGCTGGCAGTATCCTCTCTGTGCTCCGGAAGAA GTGCTGGGCATTGGCTCTTTTTGGAGGCAACAGCGAGACAGGTTTTGATCAGAACACTACTTACTCCATCTTTAGCGTATCCATCACCCTGACAGACGAGGGCTACCACAATTTCTTCCAG GTGGTGCATTTGGTGTTCCAGTACATGAAGATGCTTCAGAAACTCAAACCCCAGCAGAG GATTTATGAAGAAATTCAGAAGATCGACGCCAATGAGTTTCACTATCAAGAGCAG ACAGATCCAATTGAGTTTGTGGAGAAAATTTGTGAGAATATGCAGCTTTTTCCTAAAGAGGACTTTCTCTGTGGAGACCAGCTCATGTTTGAATACAGCCCAGAG gtGATTTCCCATGCCTTGGCACTGCTTACTCCTGAGAGAGCAAACCTGTTGCTGCTATCCCCGGAGCATGAGGGACAATGCCCAGTGAAGGAGAAGTGGTTTGGCACACAGTACAGTGTAGAAG ATATTCCTCTGGAATGGGGTGAGCTGTGGTCTGGAGATTTCCCTCTGAACCCTGCCCTTCACCTCCCAGCCGAGAACAAGTTCATAG CCACGGATTTCGCGCTGAAACCCTCAGACTGTCCTGACATCGAGTTCCCAGTCAAAATTGTTGATGACAGCCGAGGGCGTCTGTGGTTCAAAAAGGACAAGAAGTTTAAAATACCaaaag CATACATCCGCTTCAACTTGCTCACACCCCTGATCCAGGAGTCTCCTGATAA CCTGGTTCTGTTTGACCTCTTTGTGAACATCCTGGCCCATAACTTGGCTGAGCCGGCTTACGACGCAGACGTGGCCCAGTTGGAGTACAAACTGGTTCCAGGGGATCACGGCCTGGTCATACGGCTCAAAGGTTTCAATCACAAACTGCCT TTGCTACTGAACCTGATTGTAGACTACTTGGCAGACTTCACTTCAGCTCCTGACGTGTTCAGTATGTTCGCAGAACAGCTAAAGAAGACATACTTCAACATCCTCATCAAGCCAGAGAGGCTGGGAAA AGATATACGCCTGCAGATCCTGGAGCACTCTCGATGGTCAGTCATCCAGAAGTACCAGGCCATCAATAAGAACCTCACCATGGAAGATCTGATGCAGTTTGTCACCAAGTTTAAGgcagaaatgtttctggaaGGACTTGTGCAGGGCAACTTCACAAGTGAT GAGTCCAAAGAAATCCTGCAGTATTTTGTTGa GAGGCTCCAGTATCAGCCGCTTCCATCTGAGCCTCCTGTCCTGTTCCGTGTGGTGGATCTGCCACGGAAGCATCACCTGTGTAAAGTCCAGTCCCTAAACAAGGGTGATGCCAACTCTGAGGTCACTATTTATTATCAG TCTGGGATTAAGAGCCTCAGAGAGCATGCACTGATGGAGCTGCTTGTG ATGCACATGGAGGAGCCCTGCTTTGATTTCCTAAGGACTAAAGAGACTTTGGG GTATCAGGTGTATCCTACCTGTCGGAACACATCCAGTATCCTTGGCTTCTCGGTTACTGTTGAGACTCAAGCAACCAAATTCAG CACTGACTTTGTAGAGAATAAAATCGAAGAGTTCTTGGTGAACTTTGATGAGAAGATGGCCGATCTGTCAGAAGAGGCATTTCAGGTACAAGTCACTGCTCTGATCAAGCTGAAGGAGTGTGAGGATACACACCTTGGTGAGGAGGTGGACAGGAACTGGTTCGAGGTGGTCACCCAGCAGTACGTGTTTGACCGACTCAGTAAAGAG ATATCGGCTCTGAAGCAGATGACCAAAGCAGATCTGTTGTCTTGGTATATGGAGCACAGAGGTGCAGACAGCAAGAAGCTCAGTGTTCAT GTGGTTGGCTTTGGGCAGGAGGAGAAAGACCATGCAGACAACCAGACCTCCTCCGACCTGCTGCAGAAGAGTGAAGATGGTACAGACAAGTGTTCCTCGTATGGAGAGGTGTCCAAGCTCACCTTCCTGCCAGCCTCACCAGCTCTTGCTGGAGTCTCCATGATCACCGACATTCGCGCATTCACCTCCACACTTGCGCTCCATCCATACCACAAAATCCTCTGCTAA
- the nrd1b gene encoding nardilysin b isoform X1, with amino-acid sequence MFSFCFVVCDVVCNCSVDSLLEMPQKNKAKMSCGTIHEPGPESGEPPPQTQTEPRAAVASGDPAEKAEENLEDLQIIKSPSDPKKYRYIELSNGLRALLISDLGQEACVCKSEKSHDDSDDNDEEEDGEQDSDDDRDSNDSDENGEVRKKMKKATSEKQSAAALCICVGSFSDPEDLPGLAHFLEHMVFMGSEKYPAENGFDAFLKKHGGSDNASTDLERTIFQFDVQRKYFKEALDRWAQFFICPLMIEDAIEREVEAVDSEYQLARPSDSHRKEMLFGSLAKPNHPMSKFCWGNAQTLKHEPKERMINTYERLRQFWRRYYSAHYMTLTVQSRETLDTLEEWVREIFIKVPNNGQTRPDFSTLQEPFATPDFTKLYRVVPVRKIHALTISWALPPQGIHYRVKPLHYISWLVGHEGAGSILSVLRKKCWALALFGGNSETGFDQNTTYSIFSVSITLTDEGYHNFFQVVHLVFQYMKMLQKLKPQQRIYEEIQKIDANEFHYQEQTDPIEFVEKICENMQLFPKEDFLCGDQLMFEYSPEVISHALALLTPERANLLLLSPEHEGQCPVKEKWFGTQYSVEDIPLEWGELWSGDFPLNPALHLPAENKFIATDFALKPSDCPDIEFPVKIVDDSRGRLWFKKDKKFKIPKAYIRFNLLTPLIQESPDNLVLFDLFVNILAHNLAEPAYDADVAQLEYKLVPGDHGLVIRLKGFNHKLPLLLNLIVDYLADFTSAPDVFSMFAEQLKKTYFNILIKPERLGKDIRLQILEHSRWSVIQKYQAINKNLTMEDLMQFVTKFKAEMFLEGLVQGNFTSDESKEILQYFVERLQYQPLPSEPPVLFRVVDLPRKHHLCKVQSLNKGDANSEVTIYYQSGIKSLREHALMELLVMHMEEPCFDFLRTKETLGYQVYPTCRNTSSILGFSVTVETQATKFSTDFVENKIEEFLVNFDEKMADLSEEAFQVQVTALIKLKECEDTHLGEEVDRNWFEVVTQQYVFDRLSKEISALKQMTKADLLSWYMEHRGADSKKLSVHVVGFGQEEKDHADNQTSSDLLQKSEDGTDKCSSYGEVSKLTFLPASPALAGVSMITDIRAFTSTLALHPYHKILC; translated from the exons atgttttccttttgttttgtggTCTGTGATGTGGTATGTAATTGCAGTGTTGATTCCCTTCTAGAAATGCCCCAGAAAAACAAGGCCAAAATGTCCTGTGGGACTATCCATGAGCCCGGGCCTGAGAGCGGAGAGCCACCACCGCAGACTCAGACCGAGCCGAGAGCTGCTGTGGCTTCTGGAGATCCAGCTGAGAAAGCAGAGGAAAACCTAGAGGACttacaaataattaaatcacCAAGCGACCCAAAGAAATACAG GTACATTGAGTTGAGCAATGGTCTGAGAGCGCTGCTCATCTCAGATCTGGGTCAGGAAGCCTGCGTGTGTAAGTCTGAGAAGTCacatgatgatagtgatgacaACGATGAGGAGGAAGACGGTGAACAAGACAGTGATGATGACAGAGATAGTAATGACTCAGACGAGAATGGTGAAGTTAGGAAAAAGATGAAGAAAGCCACATCAGAGAAACAG tcaGCAGCTGCTCTTTGTATCTGTGTGGGAAGCTTCAGTGATCCAGAGGATCTGCCTGGTCTTGCCCATTTCCTTGAGCACA TGGTGTTCATGGGCAGTGAAAAGTACCCAGCTGAGAACGGCTTTGATGCATTTCTAAAGAAACACGGCGGCAGTGACAATGCTTCGACTGACCTGGAGAGGACCATCttccagtttgatgttcagagGAAGTACTTCAAAGAGGCACTGGATAG GTGGGCACAATTCTTCATCTGCCCTTTGATGATAGAAGATGCTATTGAAAGGGAGGTGGAGGCAGTGGACAGTG AATACCAGTTGGCCAGGCCATCAGACTCTCATCGCAAAGAAATGCTCTTTGGAAGCCTAGCAAAGCCCAACCATCCAATGAGCAAATTCTGCTGGG GAAATGCCCAAACTCTGAAGCACGAACCAAAGGAGAGGATGATAAATACTTATGAGCGTCTGCGGCAGTTCTGGAGGAGATACTACTCTGCTCATTACATGACCCTCACTGTGCAGTCCCGAG AGACGCTGGACACTTTAGAGGAATGGGTGAGGGAAATTTTCATCAAGGTCCCAAACAA TGGTCAGACGCGTCCTGATTTTTCCACCCTTCAGGAGCCTTTTGCTACACCAGATTTCACTAAGCTTTATAGAG TGGTTCCTGTGAGAAAAATCCATGCTCTCACCATTAGCTGGGCTTTACCCCCTCAAGGCATACATTACAG GGTGAAGCCTTTGCACTACATATCCTGGCTGGTTGGACATGAGGGTGCTGGCAGTATCCTCTCTGTGCTCCGGAAGAA GTGCTGGGCATTGGCTCTTTTTGGAGGCAACAGCGAGACAGGTTTTGATCAGAACACTACTTACTCCATCTTTAGCGTATCCATCACCCTGACAGACGAGGGCTACCACAATTTCTTCCAG GTGGTGCATTTGGTGTTCCAGTACATGAAGATGCTTCAGAAACTCAAACCCCAGCAGAG GATTTATGAAGAAATTCAGAAGATCGACGCCAATGAGTTTCACTATCAAGAGCAG ACAGATCCAATTGAGTTTGTGGAGAAAATTTGTGAGAATATGCAGCTTTTTCCTAAAGAGGACTTTCTCTGTGGAGACCAGCTCATGTTTGAATACAGCCCAGAG gtGATTTCCCATGCCTTGGCACTGCTTACTCCTGAGAGAGCAAACCTGTTGCTGCTATCCCCGGAGCATGAGGGACAATGCCCAGTGAAGGAGAAGTGGTTTGGCACACAGTACAGTGTAGAAG ATATTCCTCTGGAATGGGGTGAGCTGTGGTCTGGAGATTTCCCTCTGAACCCTGCCCTTCACCTCCCAGCCGAGAACAAGTTCATAG CCACGGATTTCGCGCTGAAACCCTCAGACTGTCCTGACATCGAGTTCCCAGTCAAAATTGTTGATGACAGCCGAGGGCGTCTGTGGTTCAAAAAGGACAAGAAGTTTAAAATACCaaaag CATACATCCGCTTCAACTTGCTCACACCCCTGATCCAGGAGTCTCCTGATAA CCTGGTTCTGTTTGACCTCTTTGTGAACATCCTGGCCCATAACTTGGCTGAGCCGGCTTACGACGCAGACGTGGCCCAGTTGGAGTACAAACTGGTTCCAGGGGATCACGGCCTGGTCATACGGCTCAAAGGTTTCAATCACAAACTGCCT TTGCTACTGAACCTGATTGTAGACTACTTGGCAGACTTCACTTCAGCTCCTGACGTGTTCAGTATGTTCGCAGAACAGCTAAAGAAGACATACTTCAACATCCTCATCAAGCCAGAGAGGCTGGGAAA AGATATACGCCTGCAGATCCTGGAGCACTCTCGATGGTCAGTCATCCAGAAGTACCAGGCCATCAATAAGAACCTCACCATGGAAGATCTGATGCAGTTTGTCACCAAGTTTAAGgcagaaatgtttctggaaGGACTTGTGCAGGGCAACTTCACAAGTGAT GAGTCCAAAGAAATCCTGCAGTATTTTGTTGa GAGGCTCCAGTATCAGCCGCTTCCATCTGAGCCTCCTGTCCTGTTCCGTGTGGTGGATCTGCCACGGAAGCATCACCTGTGTAAAGTCCAGTCCCTAAACAAGGGTGATGCCAACTCTGAGGTCACTATTTATTATCAG TCTGGGATTAAGAGCCTCAGAGAGCATGCACTGATGGAGCTGCTTGTG ATGCACATGGAGGAGCCCTGCTTTGATTTCCTAAGGACTAAAGAGACTTTGGG GTATCAGGTGTATCCTACCTGTCGGAACACATCCAGTATCCTTGGCTTCTCGGTTACTGTTGAGACTCAAGCAACCAAATTCAG CACTGACTTTGTAGAGAATAAAATCGAAGAGTTCTTGGTGAACTTTGATGAGAAGATGGCCGATCTGTCAGAAGAGGCATTTCAGGTACAAGTCACTGCTCTGATCAAGCTGAAGGAGTGTGAGGATACACACCTTGGTGAGGAGGTGGACAGGAACTGGTTCGAGGTGGTCACCCAGCAGTACGTGTTTGACCGACTCAGTAAAGAG ATATCGGCTCTGAAGCAGATGACCAAAGCAGATCTGTTGTCTTGGTATATGGAGCACAGAGGTGCAGACAGCAAGAAGCTCAGTGTTCAT GTGGTTGGCTTTGGGCAGGAGGAGAAAGACCATGCAGACAACCAGACCTCCTCCGACCTGCTGCAGAAGAGTGAAGATGGTACAGACAAGTGTTCCTCGTATGGAGAGGTGTCCAAGCTCACCTTCCTGCCAGCCTCACCAGCTCTTGCTGGAGTCTCCATGATCACCGACATTCGCGCATTCACCTCCACACTTGCGCTCCATCCATACCACAAAATCCTCTGCTAA
- the rab3b gene encoding ras-related protein Rab-3B isoform X1, which translates to MSSSVHLQMAKADQRFGQRDGSDQNFDYMFKLLIIGNSSVGKTSFLFRYADDSFSNSFVSTVGIDFKVKTVYRNDKRVKLQIWDTAGQERYRTITTAYYRGAMGFILMYDITNEESFNAVQDWATQIKTYSWDNAQVILVGNKCDMADERVIPVEKGKHLADQLGFEYYEVSAKENINVRQVFERLVDIICVKMSERVDTDPSMISGAKTTRLTDKPAQLPQNCC; encoded by the exons ATGTCCAGTTCTGTGCATTTACAGATGGCGAAGGCAGATCAACGTTTCGGACAAAGAGATGGCTCCGACCAGAACTTTGACTACATGTTCAAGCTCCTCATTATAGGCAACAGCAGTGTGGGCAAAACCAGCTTTCTATTCCGATATGCAGACGACTCGTTCAGCAACTCGTTTGTCAGCACCGTTGGCATTGACTTCAAAGTAAAAACAGTTTACCGCAATGACAAGAGGGTCAAACTCCAAATTTGG GATACAGCAGGTCAGGAGCGTTACAGGACCATCACCACAGCTTACTACAGAGGAGCAATGGGCTTCATTCTCATGTATGACATCACCAACGAGGAGTCATTCAATGCAGTACAGGATTG GGCAACCCAGATTAAGACCTACTCATGGGACAATGCTCAGGTTATTTTAGTGGGAAATAAATGTGACATGGCTGATGAGAGAGTGATACCTGTGGAGAAAGGCAAGCACTTGGCTGATCAACTAG GCTTTGAGTACTATGAGGTGAGCGCCAAGGAAAACATCAATGTCAGGCAGGTGTTCGAGCGCCTGGTGGACATCATCTGTGTGAAGATGTCTGAGCGGGTGGACACAGACCCGTCCATGATCAGTGGAGCCAAGACCACTCGGCTTACTGACAAGCCGGCGCAGCTACCTCAGAATTGCTGCTGA
- the rab3b gene encoding ras-related protein Rab-3B isoform X2, producing the protein MAKADQRFGQRDGSDQNFDYMFKLLIIGNSSVGKTSFLFRYADDSFSNSFVSTVGIDFKVKTVYRNDKRVKLQIWDTAGQERYRTITTAYYRGAMGFILMYDITNEESFNAVQDWATQIKTYSWDNAQVILVGNKCDMADERVIPVEKGKHLADQLGFEYYEVSAKENINVRQVFERLVDIICVKMSERVDTDPSMISGAKTTRLTDKPAQLPQNCC; encoded by the exons ATGGCGAAGGCAGATCAACGTTTCGGACAAAGAGATGGCTCCGACCAGAACTTTGACTACATGTTCAAGCTCCTCATTATAGGCAACAGCAGTGTGGGCAAAACCAGCTTTCTATTCCGATATGCAGACGACTCGTTCAGCAACTCGTTTGTCAGCACCGTTGGCATTGACTTCAAAGTAAAAACAGTTTACCGCAATGACAAGAGGGTCAAACTCCAAATTTGG GATACAGCAGGTCAGGAGCGTTACAGGACCATCACCACAGCTTACTACAGAGGAGCAATGGGCTTCATTCTCATGTATGACATCACCAACGAGGAGTCATTCAATGCAGTACAGGATTG GGCAACCCAGATTAAGACCTACTCATGGGACAATGCTCAGGTTATTTTAGTGGGAAATAAATGTGACATGGCTGATGAGAGAGTGATACCTGTGGAGAAAGGCAAGCACTTGGCTGATCAACTAG GCTTTGAGTACTATGAGGTGAGCGCCAAGGAAAACATCAATGTCAGGCAGGTGTTCGAGCGCCTGGTGGACATCATCTGTGTGAAGATGTCTGAGCGGGTGGACACAGACCCGTCCATGATCAGTGGAGCCAAGACCACTCGGCTTACTGACAAGCCGGCGCAGCTACCTCAGAATTGCTGCTGA
- the atpaf1 gene encoding ATP synthase mitochondrial F1 complex assembly factor 1 isoform X2 — protein MCDGEKMAAAMVQMACLYRGMLAVRVAGFRPLIPGLVPNQLRAFSMKKEPELEENPYYSKYEEKIRKLRSTKPQEYKARLEKCSEIKKEPVGHSKQSDFIKLMEQEKDKGDKVGPGGFTKNKTLDSILDLDLVKDKSGPEIGELWMNFYSTKDTISAVIPGSTFEKMINRAKLCPTTLGENAPSQLILYHYSDLKQDKDLVLMTAEMDRKFMTVHEAQCLANQVQLFYAAQRHETFQLVETFNHRPAEFRHMSVIAELEQSGIGQAATAK, from the exons ATGTGCGACGGGGAGAAGATGGCGGCGGCCATGGTACAAATGGCGTGTTTGTATCGTGGGATGTTAGCGGTGAGAGTCGCGGGGTTCCGACCCCTCATTCCCGGACTTGTGCCGAATCAACTCCGGGCTTTTTCTATGAAAAAGGAACCGGAATTAGAGGAAAACCCTTATTATAGTAAATATGAAGAGAAGATCAGAAAACTGCGGAG CACCAAACCTCAAGAATACAAAGCCCGACTTGAGAAGTGCAGTGAGATAAAGAAGGAACCTGTTGGACACTCAAAACAATCTGACTTCATTAAACTAATGGAGCAGGAG AAAGATAAGGGAGACAAAGTAGGACCTGGAGGTTTTACCAAAAACAAG ACCTTAGATTCAATCCTCGACCTTGACTTGGTGAAGGACAAATCTGGTCCGGAAATTGGAGAG CTTTGGATGAACTTCTACTCAACAAAAGACACAATCAGTGCTGTCATACCA GGTTCAACCTTTGAAAAGATGATCAACCGTGCCAAGTTGTGCCCAACG ACTTTGGGAGAAAATGCTCCAAGCCAGCTGATTCTGTACCACTACTCGGACCTGAAACAGGACAAGGACCTCGTGCTCATGACTGCTGAAATGGATAGAAAGTTTATG ACTGTTCATGAAGCTCAATGCTTAGCAAATCAGGTGCAGTTATTTTATGCAGCACAGAGACATGAGACTTTTCAGCTAGTAGAGACATTCAACCACAGACCAGCAGAGTTCAGACACATGTCTGTGATCGCAGAGCTTGAGCAAAGTGGGATAGGACAAGCGGCCACTGCAAAGTAA
- the atpaf1 gene encoding ATP synthase mitochondrial F1 complex assembly factor 1 isoform X1, with the protein MCDGEKMAAAMVQMACLYRGMLAVRVAGFRPLIPGLVPNQLRAFSMKKEPELEENPYYSKYEEKIRKLRSTKPQEYKARLEKCSEIKKEPVGHSKQSDFIKLMEQEKDKGDKVGPGGFTKNKTLDSILDLDLVKDKSGPEIGELWMNFYSTKDTISAVIPGSTFEKMINRAKLCPTFVYALPRKEGYEFFLGQWAGQELHFTSLINVQTLGENAPSQLILYHYSDLKQDKDLVLMTAEMDRKFMTVHEAQCLANQVQLFYAAQRHETFQLVETFNHRPAEFRHMSVIAELEQSGIGQAATAK; encoded by the exons ATGTGCGACGGGGAGAAGATGGCGGCGGCCATGGTACAAATGGCGTGTTTGTATCGTGGGATGTTAGCGGTGAGAGTCGCGGGGTTCCGACCCCTCATTCCCGGACTTGTGCCGAATCAACTCCGGGCTTTTTCTATGAAAAAGGAACCGGAATTAGAGGAAAACCCTTATTATAGTAAATATGAAGAGAAGATCAGAAAACTGCGGAG CACCAAACCTCAAGAATACAAAGCCCGACTTGAGAAGTGCAGTGAGATAAAGAAGGAACCTGTTGGACACTCAAAACAATCTGACTTCATTAAACTAATGGAGCAGGAG AAAGATAAGGGAGACAAAGTAGGACCTGGAGGTTTTACCAAAAACAAG ACCTTAGATTCAATCCTCGACCTTGACTTGGTGAAGGACAAATCTGGTCCGGAAATTGGAGAG CTTTGGATGAACTTCTACTCAACAAAAGACACAATCAGTGCTGTCATACCA GGTTCAACCTTTGAAAAGATGATCAACCGTGCCAAGTTGTGCCCAACG TTTGTGTACGCTCTGCCCCGGAAAGAAGGATATGAATTCTTTCTGGGTCAGTGGGCTGGTCAGGAGCTACATTTCACCTCCCTCATTAATGTTCAG ACTTTGGGAGAAAATGCTCCAAGCCAGCTGATTCTGTACCACTACTCGGACCTGAAACAGGACAAGGACCTCGTGCTCATGACTGCTGAAATGGATAGAAAGTTTATG ACTGTTCATGAAGCTCAATGCTTAGCAAATCAGGTGCAGTTATTTTATGCAGCACAGAGACATGAGACTTTTCAGCTAGTAGAGACATTCAACCACAGACCAGCAGAGTTCAGACACATGTCTGTGATCGCAGAGCTTGAGCAAAGTGGGATAGGACAAGCGGCCACTGCAAAGTAA